In Streptomyces sp. NBC_00344, the genomic window CATGGATCTCGCACTGGTTGGCGTCCACCCGGGTGCCCGGGTCCCAGACGGAGAGCCCGTTGCGGCCGAAGCGGCGCACTGTCGACCGGGTCAGCGTCAGCACCGAACGCGAACGCAGATCGACCGCGTTCTCCGGGATGTCGTGGATGTCGCAGTCGGACAGGGTCAGCACCGCGTCGGTGTCGAGGGTTATCCCGTCGGCCGATGTGCGGTGCACGGTGCAGTCGGTGAGATGTGCGGCGGCCCGTGAGGCGATCTGCACCCCGGTGCCCTTGACCTCGTACACCTCGCAGCCCACTGCCTCAAGACCGCTGCCTTCGCCGGTGACACTCAGCCCCGCGCCGGACGAGTGGTGGATGCGGCAGCGTTCGAGACGGGGGTGCGCGCCTCCGTGCACGGAGACACCGGACTGGCCTGCCGCGACCACCTCGCAGTCCTCGAACACCCCGCCCGCGCCGTCGAGTACCCCGATACCGACGCCCGCCGGATTGTCGACGGTGCAGCGCCGGACGGTGGGCCTGGCCGCACCGCGCACCTCGACTCCGACGGCGGAGCGGGTGACGATCCGCAGCGCGAGCAGTTCGGGGGTGCCCTCCTCGACGAGCAGGGCGGGAGCTGCCGAGTCCTGGCCCTCGATCTGGAGATCCTGCACGACGGCCGAAGCCCGCACCGTGAGCGGGATACCGTCCGCCGGGGCGATCCGCACCGATCCGGCCGCGCCCTCACTCCCGCGCAGGGTGACGGCGTGCCGGACGACGAGATTTTCGCGGTAGGTACCGGGGGCGACCGTGAGGACATCGCCGTCGCCTGCGGCCTCCAGGGCTGCGGAGAGCGAGGCGTACTCGCCTGTGCGGCGCCGCCACCTCGATGTGCCGGTGTACGTCACCTGGACCGTGCCCTGTGCCATGGCGCTGTTGTGCCCCCACCTCGTGTGCCCGAAGGATCTCGCCCCACCGTAGCGCGCGCGGGACGCGGGAGTTGACGCAAGAGCCGGTCTCAGCTGCCGGTGCCCGTACGTCCCCAGTCAGGACCGGCTTCGGCCCAGTCGCGGTCGATACGGACGTACCGCCGCTGAACGAGCCGCCATACGACCAGCCGGCGCCCGGCGACGACGATTCCGGCTGCCGCAGCTGCCGCGCCGAATCCGGCGAGCACCGCATGGGCCCGGGTGGTGGCCGGGCCCATCGGCGGGGTGACGATCCTTCCGTGATCGTCCGTCCAGATGCGCAACCGGTCACCGGGGGAGTCGTGACGTCTGAAGGTGGAGAGTGCCCCGGTGTGTCTTCTGCCGTCCACGCCTGTCCAGTGAACGGCGGCCCGGCCACGGGGCGCCGCGTCGGCGGCCCCGTCGGGGTTCGGCACCGGGGACCGTCCCGGCAGCGCGCGGACGACGGTGGCGGTGGTCGGATGCCGGTGCCGGTGCTGGGCTTGCGCCAGATCGCGCAGCGTGCCGTCCGCGACCGTCCCGCAGAACCAGCCGACGACGGGGACGGCCAGCACGATCAGCAGGACCGCGACAAGAGCGACCCACGCCTCGGCGAGGTCGGTCCCACGGCGCAGGGGGTTGTGCCGCCAACGCCACACGCCGGAAGCCGTTCGCACGGTCCTGCACCCCCTTCCCTTCCGCGTCCGTCATTGCCCCACGGAGCCGCGGCCTGCGCGCGGGTGGAGCGAGGAGCGAGCAACGTCACCGCTTTCAACGCGTCTGCCGTATCTGTGAGTTCCCTGAGCGGCGGCTCTCATTCGAGGATATGCACCGGATCACCGACACGAATGACCCCGGTGCCTTCAGGGACGAGATTCTGGCCGAACAGCAATTCGCTCCGCACCCGGCGGTGGCGGGCCAGGGTACGCAGAGGTTCTCTGCCGCGCGCCGCGGTGCGCTGGTCGGTCGTGGTCACGACGCAGCGGCCGCAGGGTTTGGCCACCCGGAACGGGACATCGCCCATGGCGATGCGGACCCAGCCGTCCTCAGCCCAGGCCGGCGCTCCTGCCACGACCACGCTCGGCCGGAAACGGTCCATCGGCAGCGGGCCCTCGTGCGGAAGGTCGCCCTGTGCGATGAGGGCATTGAGGGCGTCGAGCGAGGCGACAGAGGTGAGCAGCAGCGGATAGCCGTCGGCGAGACTGACC contains:
- a CDS encoding Rv1733c family protein, yielding MRTASGVWRWRHNPLRRGTDLAEAWVALVAVLLIVLAVPVVGWFCGTVADGTLRDLAQAQHRHRHPTTATVVRALPGRSPVPNPDGAADAAPRGRAAVHWTGVDGRRHTGALSTFRRHDSPGDRLRIWTDDHGRIVTPPMGPATTRAHAVLAGFGAAAAAAGIVVAGRRLVVWRLVQRRYVRIDRDWAEAGPDWGRTGTGS